The Cellulomonas fulva genome includes a window with the following:
- a CDS encoding serine/threonine-protein kinase produces the protein MTACTEPGCTGSYEDGYCNVCGSPQAPTAPGGTGSPGVAGTAARPATGAPGGTGRVASATSLLGTGIAGGDAGPSSRPGQAASGDDERSTRTGRTSSSRLATAALGSARTRASGSRATRRLGTGSTRLRGARLGAGLTTVPSAPVRDPLQVVMADPQVPERKRFCPSCGTPVGRERDGVPGRTKGFCPKCGTGFDFDPRLVAGDLVGGQYEVVGCLAHGGLGWIYLARDQNVSGRWVVLKGLLNAGDADAYAAAIAERQFLAEVEHPLIVEIYNFVMHDGAGYTVMEYVGGTSLKEMLTARKEANAGVNDPLPVDQAIALVLEVLPAFAYLHDVGLLYCDFKPDNVIQQGDAVKLIDLGGVRRVDDLDSAIFGTVGYQAPEVAEVGPSVASDVYTIGRTLASLVIDFRGNTTTFVAALPPVAEQPVFQAYDSFYRLLAKACALDPSDRFATVDELRTQLLGVLREVVAADRGSGHPALHSAASVLFESPTTDGPAAPLRWDELPALKVDPGDPASGWLAGVSVSDPVRRIEALADAPEESVEVRLERARAGIEAGAPDVVRSALAQVLDADPWEWRAVWLDGLAQLAAGDPLAARASFNAVYGQVPGELAPKLALAVACELSAEPDIAESLYVICARSDANYTAAAAFGLARIREARGDLDGALAALDLVTATRSSFVESRLRRARLLAASDKGVAGLADALRSLERVTVEPQERVDLRISVFQGALASVGRSGPSPQQKIGDVPAEDGPLRDALEAAYREKATLASSRDERIALVDQANAVRRWTAW, from the coding sequence ATGACCGCCTGCACCGAACCGGGCTGCACCGGCAGCTACGAGGACGGCTACTGCAACGTGTGCGGCTCGCCGCAGGCGCCCACCGCTCCCGGCGGGACCGGGTCTCCCGGTGTCGCGGGCACGGCGGCGCGTCCCGCAACCGGTGCGCCCGGCGGCACCGGTCGCGTCGCGTCGGCCACCTCGCTGCTCGGCACCGGGATCGCGGGTGGCGACGCGGGTCCGTCGTCGCGGCCGGGGCAGGCGGCGTCCGGGGACGACGAGCGCTCGACCCGGACCGGTCGCACCAGCTCGAGCCGGCTCGCGACCGCCGCGCTGGGCTCCGCCCGGACCCGGGCCTCGGGCTCGCGCGCGACGCGCCGGCTCGGCACGGGCTCGACACGACTGCGCGGCGCCAGGCTCGGCGCGGGCCTCACGACCGTTCCGAGCGCGCCGGTGCGGGACCCGCTCCAGGTGGTGATGGCGGACCCCCAGGTCCCGGAGCGCAAGCGGTTCTGCCCGTCGTGCGGCACCCCCGTGGGCCGCGAGCGGGACGGCGTGCCGGGGCGGACCAAGGGGTTCTGCCCCAAGTGCGGCACCGGCTTCGACTTCGACCCCCGGCTCGTCGCGGGCGACCTCGTCGGCGGCCAGTACGAGGTGGTGGGGTGCCTGGCGCACGGCGGGCTCGGGTGGATCTACCTGGCGCGGGACCAGAACGTGTCCGGCCGGTGGGTCGTGCTCAAGGGCCTGCTCAACGCGGGCGACGCGGACGCGTACGCCGCGGCGATCGCGGAGCGCCAGTTCCTGGCCGAGGTGGAGCACCCGCTGATCGTCGAGATCTACAACTTCGTCATGCACGACGGTGCGGGCTACACCGTCATGGAGTACGTCGGCGGGACCTCGCTCAAGGAGATGCTCACCGCGCGCAAGGAGGCGAACGCGGGCGTCAACGACCCGCTGCCCGTCGACCAGGCGATCGCGCTCGTGCTCGAGGTGCTGCCGGCCTTCGCGTACCTGCACGACGTCGGCCTGCTCTACTGCGACTTCAAGCCCGACAACGTGATCCAGCAGGGCGACGCGGTCAAGCTCATCGACCTCGGCGGCGTGCGCCGGGTCGACGACCTCGACTCGGCGATCTTCGGCACGGTCGGCTACCAGGCGCCGGAGGTGGCGGAGGTCGGCCCGTCGGTGGCCTCCGACGTGTACACGATCGGCCGCACGCTCGCGTCGCTCGTGATCGACTTCCGCGGGAACACGACGACGTTCGTCGCGGCGCTGCCGCCCGTGGCGGAGCAGCCGGTGTTCCAGGCCTACGACTCGTTCTACCGGCTGCTCGCCAAGGCGTGCGCCCTCGACCCGTCGGACCGGTTCGCCACCGTCGACGAGCTGCGCACGCAGCTGCTCGGCGTGCTGCGCGAGGTGGTGGCCGCCGACCGCGGCTCGGGCCACCCCGCGCTCCACTCGGCCGCGTCGGTGCTGTTCGAGTCGCCCACGACGGACGGCCCGGCCGCGCCCCTGCGCTGGGACGAGCTGCCGGCCCTCAAGGTCGACCCGGGCGACCCGGCGAGCGGCTGGCTCGCCGGTGTCAGCGTCAGCGACCCCGTGCGCCGTATCGAGGCGCTGGCGGACGCGCCGGAGGAGAGCGTCGAGGTCCGGCTCGAGCGCGCGCGGGCGGGCATCGAGGCGGGAGCGCCCGACGTGGTGCGCTCGGCGCTCGCGCAGGTGCTCGACGCGGACCCGTGGGAGTGGCGCGCGGTGTGGCTGGACGGGCTGGCGCAGCTCGCCGCGGGGGACCCGCTCGCCGCGCGTGCGTCGTTCAACGCGGTCTACGGCCAGGTCCCGGGCGAGCTCGCCCCCAAGCTGGCCCTCGCGGTGGCGTGCGAGCTGTCCGCCGAGCCGGACATCGCGGAGTCGCTGTACGTGATCTGCGCCCGCTCGGACGCCAACTACACCGCTGCCGCGGCGTTCGGCCTGGCCCGCATCCGCGAGGCCCGCGGGGACCTGGACGGCGCGCTCGCGGCCCTCGACCTCGTGACGGCGACGCGCAGCTCCTTCGTCGAGTCGCGCCTGCGGCGGGCGCGGCTGCTCGCGGCCTCGGACAAGGGGGTCGCCGGGCTCGCGGACGCGCTGCGCAGCCTCGAGCGCGTCACCGTCGAGCCGCAGGAGCGCGTGGACCTGCGGATCTCGGTGTTCCAGGGCGCGCTCGCGTCGGTGGGCCGCAGCGGACCGTCGCCGCAGCAGAAGATCGGCGACGTCCCGGCGGAGGACGGCCCGCTGCGCGACGCGCTGGAGGCCGCCTACCGCGAGAAGGCCACGCTGGCGTCGTCGCGCGACGAGCGGATCGCGCTGGTCGACCAGGCCAACGCGGTGCGCCGGTGGACGGCGTGGTGA
- a CDS encoding FHA domain-containing protein has translation MSVVCPEGHTSQSTDYCDVCGAPIAAAPAAPAPVAVAASAPTPTTCPHCDTPAAQGALFCENCGYDFTTGATPDPAAPATGAVPRVLTAPSEPGGPAAPASATGSAPAVPEGPLGSPGPEAPAGAPEAPSAAPAAGPAGAEPDASAPGAPAVGSALPTPGVPGPDAWVAEMWVDPDWYAVQQPEDPLPSVGLPVLVPLRSRSLLVGRPSASRNIHPQIDCGADAGVSRRHCQLSTDGLRWWVEDLQSSNGTYVARAGEPLPDVPLPPGQRHELQDGDRVFVGAWTRIVVRQALPGEV, from the coding sequence GTGAGCGTCGTCTGCCCCGAGGGGCACACCTCGCAGTCGACCGACTACTGCGACGTCTGCGGGGCGCCGATCGCCGCCGCGCCCGCGGCGCCCGCGCCGGTCGCGGTGGCCGCGTCCGCGCCGACACCGACGACCTGCCCGCACTGCGACACGCCCGCGGCGCAGGGTGCGCTCTTCTGCGAGAACTGCGGCTACGACTTCACCACGGGGGCCACGCCCGACCCCGCCGCCCCCGCGACGGGCGCCGTCCCCCGCGTCCTGACCGCACCGTCGGAGCCCGGTGGTCCCGCGGCCCCCGCGTCGGCGACCGGCTCGGCTCCGGCCGTGCCGGAAGGCCCGCTCGGCTCGCCGGGCCCGGAGGCGCCGGCGGGCGCGCCCGAGGCCCCCTCCGCGGCGCCGGCCGCCGGCCCTGCCGGCGCGGAGCCGGACGCGTCCGCCCCGGGCGCACCGGCCGTCGGGTCCGCGCTGCCGACCCCGGGCGTGCCCGGACCGGACGCGTGGGTCGCCGAGATGTGGGTCGACCCCGACTGGTACGCGGTGCAGCAGCCGGAGGACCCGCTGCCGTCCGTCGGGCTGCCCGTGCTCGTCCCGCTGCGCAGCCGCAGCCTGCTCGTCGGGCGACCGTCGGCCTCGCGGAACATCCACCCGCAGATCGACTGCGGTGCCGACGCGGGCGTCTCGCGGCGGCACTGCCAGCTCAGCACCGACGGCCTGCGCTGGTGGGTCGAGGACCTCCAGTCGTCGAACGGGACGTACGTGGCGCGGGCGGGGGAGCCGCTGCCCGACGTGCCGCTGCCGCCGGGGCAGCGGCACGAGCTGCAGGACGGCGACCGGGTGTTCGTCGGTGCCTGGACCCGCATCGTCGTCCGGCAGGCGCTGCCCGGCGAGGTCTGA
- a CDS encoding VWA domain-containing protein, protein MAVFTAEVFQNEFLPDGATDVHAIVTVTSSEAGTAAASSGGVAEIIMVDTSGSMSGRNLDAAKHAAQVAVDQIADGTWFAIIGGSHVAQRVFPYPNAVLDMVQMEPGARAEAKRAIGSLRPSGGTAMSTWLALADRLFATVPQAPQRHAILLTDGKNESEPRGALSSVVSRVTGHFQCDARGVGANWQVDELREISTALLGTVDLIARPEDIAADFSALVQRSMSRGVADAELRVWAPQGAQVLFVRQVSPTVEDLTTRRSVVNPLTGAYPTGSWGDESRDYHVAVRVASKPVGSEQLAARVQVAVGGEVLSSGLVKARWSDDDALTARISPEVAHYTGQAELASAIQEGLAAKAAGDEATATVKLGRAVQLAQETGNDEATSRLRRVVDIDDADHGTVRLKRNTDRLDEMALDTASTKTTRVRR, encoded by the coding sequence GTGGCCGTCTTCACCGCCGAGGTCTTCCAGAACGAGTTCCTGCCCGACGGGGCGACGGACGTGCACGCCATCGTGACGGTCACGAGCTCGGAGGCCGGCACCGCGGCCGCCTCGTCGGGCGGCGTGGCCGAGATCATCATGGTGGACACGTCCGGCTCCATGAGCGGGCGCAACCTCGACGCGGCGAAGCACGCGGCGCAGGTGGCGGTCGACCAGATCGCCGACGGCACGTGGTTCGCGATCATCGGCGGCAGCCACGTGGCGCAGCGCGTGTTCCCGTACCCGAACGCGGTGCTGGACATGGTGCAGATGGAGCCCGGCGCGCGCGCCGAGGCGAAGCGTGCGATCGGCTCGCTGCGGCCGTCCGGCGGCACCGCGATGAGCACGTGGCTCGCGCTCGCCGACCGCCTGTTCGCGACGGTCCCGCAGGCGCCCCAGCGGCACGCGATCCTGCTGACGGACGGCAAGAACGAGTCCGAGCCGCGCGGCGCGCTGTCGTCCGTGGTGAGCCGGGTGACGGGCCACTTCCAGTGCGACGCCCGCGGCGTGGGCGCGAACTGGCAGGTCGACGAGCTGCGCGAGATCTCGACCGCCCTGCTCGGCACGGTGGACCTGATCGCGCGGCCCGAGGACATCGCGGCGGACTTCAGCGCCCTGGTGCAGCGCTCGATGTCGCGCGGCGTCGCCGACGCGGAGCTGCGCGTGTGGGCGCCGCAGGGCGCGCAGGTGCTCTTCGTCCGGCAGGTCTCGCCGACGGTGGAGGACCTGACCACCCGGCGCTCGGTGGTGAACCCGCTGACGGGCGCCTACCCCACGGGGTCGTGGGGCGACGAGTCCCGGGACTACCACGTGGCCGTCCGGGTCGCCTCCAAGCCGGTCGGCAGCGAGCAGCTCGCGGCGCGCGTCCAGGTCGCCGTCGGGGGAGAGGTGCTCTCGTCGGGCCTCGTCAAGGCGCGCTGGTCCGACGACGACGCGCTGACGGCCCGCATCAGCCCCGAGGTCGCGCACTACACGGGCCAGGCGGAGCTCGCGAGCGCGATCCAGGAGGGCCTCGCGGCGAAGGCGGCGGGCGACGAGGCGACCGCGACCGTCAAGCTCGGCCGTGCCGTCCAGCTCGCGCAGGAGACCGGGAACGACGAGGCGACGAGCCGGCTCCGGCGCGTGGTCGACATCGACGACGCGGACCACGGCACGGTCCGCCTCAAGCGGAACACCGACCGGCTCGACGAGATGGCGCTCGACACCGCGTCCACCAAGACGACCCGGGTCCGCCGGTGA
- a CDS encoding DUF7218 family protein, which produces MPARDPGPSVKDKKLYEDLREQGNSKEKSARIANASAAQGRSKVARRGGESGSYEDWTVADLRKRASEIGIDGRSSMRKSELVEALRSH; this is translated from the coding sequence GTGCCCGCACGTGACCCCGGACCGAGCGTGAAGGACAAGAAGCTCTACGAGGACCTGCGGGAGCAGGGCAACAGCAAGGAGAAGTCCGCGCGCATCGCCAACGCGAGCGCCGCGCAGGGCCGCTCGAAGGTCGCCCGCAGGGGCGGCGAGTCGGGCTCCTACGAGGACTGGACCGTCGCGGACCTGCGGAAGCGCGCCTCCGAGATCGGCATCGACGGCCGGTCGTCGATGAGGAAGAGCGAGCTGGTCGAGGCGTTGCGCTCGCACTGA
- a CDS encoding CsbD family protein has translation MGMDDKIEHKAEELKGQAKEGVGKLTDDTSMQAEGKADQAGADVKQAGDDVKDAFH, from the coding sequence ATGGGCATGGACGACAAGATCGAGCACAAGGCCGAGGAGCTCAAGGGCCAGGCCAAGGAGGGCGTCGGCAAGCTGACCGACGACACCAGCATGCAGGCGGAGGGCAAGGCCGACCAGGCCGGCGCCGACGTCAAGCAGGCGGGCGACGACGTCAAGGACGCCTTCCACTGA
- a CDS encoding RidA family protein, with protein sequence MEITYPQPTGLVVSPAFSHVAVIPPGATTILVGGQNGVDETGAVVSDQVTEQAVRALDNAAAALEAAGASLADVVLWTVLIDQSADLRAAYGAIAPRLARAGAPPLVTAALVAGLGVPGALIEVSATAAVVRT encoded by the coding sequence ATGGAGATCACCTACCCGCAACCGACCGGGCTCGTCGTCAGCCCGGCCTTCAGCCACGTCGCCGTCATCCCGCCGGGGGCGACGACCATCCTCGTCGGGGGCCAGAACGGCGTCGACGAGACCGGCGCGGTCGTCTCGGACCAGGTCACCGAGCAGGCGGTGCGCGCTCTGGACAACGCCGCCGCGGCGCTCGAGGCCGCGGGCGCGTCGCTCGCGGACGTCGTGCTGTGGACCGTGCTCATCGACCAGTCGGCGGACCTGCGCGCCGCCTACGGCGCGATCGCGCCCCGGCTCGCGCGGGCAGGAGCACCGCCGCTGGTCACCGCGGCGCTCGTCGCAGGGCTGGGCGTACCCGGAGCCCTGATCGAGGTGAGCGCGACCGCGGCCGTCGTGCGCACCTGA
- a CDS encoding PP2C family protein-serine/threonine phosphatase, with product MDGVVTAVVCAACGTSARDDDVFCEVCGARLASAPLEPVDGAAPVPPPPGAGAPAAGEPSAGTSGDGPADESADEPGDGPGGDETETAPVARVAAPAPGPVCRACGGTVAPDGYCEQCGEPAVSRRDHWSERPAAWVGGVCDRGVRHPRNEDAMALAASGSFAALVVCDGVSTAPDSDVASAAAAAAAVEVLVAGGPDGAEPVGGSAGARTAAWSALLARAAVAGDDAIRATAGATHGPDDVPSCTFVAAVLDASLLVVAWLGDSRAYWLPDAGPAEQLSADDSWAGDLIARGVPRVAAEASPQAHAITRWLGPDATDVTTRSTATVVDEPGWVLVCSDGLWNYCSPAEDVARLVRESAAEVDGDPERTAGALVAWANAQGGRDNVTVALARVPAPASVSSDSLDTRTEPSPVDGSGAGSTASSTDRPTKG from the coding sequence GTGGACGGCGTGGTGACGGCCGTCGTGTGCGCCGCGTGCGGCACGTCCGCGCGCGACGACGACGTGTTCTGCGAGGTGTGCGGCGCGCGGCTGGCGTCGGCGCCCCTCGAGCCGGTCGACGGCGCGGCCCCGGTCCCGCCGCCACCGGGGGCGGGCGCCCCGGCGGCCGGCGAGCCGAGCGCGGGCACGAGCGGTGACGGGCCGGCCGACGAGTCGGCTGACGAGCCGGGCGACGGGCCGGGCGGCGACGAGACCGAGACGGCACCGGTCGCGCGGGTCGCGGCGCCCGCGCCCGGGCCGGTGTGCCGGGCCTGCGGCGGCACCGTGGCGCCGGACGGCTACTGCGAGCAGTGCGGCGAGCCCGCGGTGTCCCGGCGCGACCACTGGTCCGAGCGTCCCGCGGCGTGGGTGGGCGGCGTCTGCGACCGCGGCGTACGGCACCCGCGCAACGAGGACGCGATGGCCCTGGCGGCCTCGGGCTCGTTCGCGGCGCTCGTCGTCTGCGACGGCGTGTCGACGGCCCCGGACTCCGACGTGGCGAGCGCGGCGGCCGCGGCGGCCGCGGTGGAGGTGCTGGTGGCGGGCGGCCCGGACGGCGCCGAGCCGGTCGGTGGCAGTGCGGGCGCCCGCACCGCCGCCTGGTCCGCGCTGCTCGCGCGGGCGGCCGTGGCGGGCGACGACGCGATCCGCGCGACCGCGGGTGCCACGCACGGGCCCGACGACGTGCCCTCGTGCACGTTCGTCGCCGCGGTGCTCGACGCGTCGCTGCTCGTCGTGGCCTGGCTGGGCGACTCGCGCGCGTACTGGCTCCCGGACGCGGGCCCGGCCGAGCAGCTCAGCGCCGACGACTCGTGGGCCGGCGACCTGATCGCCCGGGGCGTCCCGCGCGTGGCGGCGGAGGCCTCGCCGCAGGCGCACGCGATCACGCGGTGGCTGGGCCCCGACGCGACCGACGTCACGACGAGGTCGACCGCGACGGTCGTCGACGAGCCCGGCTGGGTGCTGGTCTGCTCGGACGGGCTGTGGAACTACTGCTCGCCTGCCGAGGACGTGGCCCGCCTGGTCCGGGAGTCGGCGGCGGAGGTCGACGGCGATCCCGAGCGCACCGCGGGTGCGCTCGTGGCCTGGGCGAACGCGCAGGGCGGCCGCGACAACGTGACGGTGGCGCTCGCCCGCGTCCCCGCTCCGGCGTCCGTCTCGTCGGATAGCCTCGACACGCGCACCGAGCCGTCGCCCGTCGACGGCTCCGGCGCGGGCAGCACCGCGAGCTCCACCGACCGACCGACGAAGGGTTGA
- a CDS encoding acyltransferase family protein gives MTTTSTPVTTAERAPATTRAATGGARARAPRRDIQVLRAVAVAAVVVFHLWPSALPGGYVGVDVFFVVSGFLITSHLLRTPPTSPRALGAFWARRVRRLLPAAGVVLAVTTIASVALLPSHLLRPAARELLASTLLVENWELAHQATDYLAAETTPTPVQHFWSLGVEEQFYLGWPLLLAVAILVGRRFGRTRLAAGVAIALVGAVSLAHSANLTHDDPARAYFVTPTRVWELALGALVAVVGVRTAGWARARALLAWSGAAAIVVACLAFDGATPFPGTAALLPTLGAALVVATATDDVPGGVGRVLGSRPVVALGDVSYGVYLWHWPLLVLAPFAVGAALGGWARVPLVVLTLLLAAATTRWVEAPVRRSARLRASLPRTFTLGALTAAVCVGLACGAGAVAADRAAGERAVFEAARTGEVPCFGAQAVRDPACPDPVGEALLMSPGVAATDRSELYQDGCWNNAPFTGRRTCTYGSDAPVRRVVLLGNSHAGQWQPALVDQVQREGWSLRTYLTSECYPVDLPIEVPVPAEAPGCAAWTRWAVDDALAQRPDLVVLAARTFRPLLDVPDDAQHARQQEAYSRLLARFTAAGVPVLVLRDTPNAGDPAPDCVAWQRDGWRECVQPQDVAVEPDPLADAAAADSSGRVSVLDLNRMICWDGTCHDVVGGAIVYFDHGHLTRTFARTLQPEVEAAVAERIRG, from the coding sequence ATGACGACGACGAGCACGCCCGTGACGACCGCCGAGCGCGCGCCCGCGACCACGCGTGCCGCCACCGGCGGGGCCCGCGCCCGTGCGCCGCGGCGCGACATCCAGGTGCTGCGCGCGGTGGCGGTCGCGGCGGTGGTCGTCTTCCACCTGTGGCCGTCCGCGCTCCCGGGTGGCTACGTCGGCGTCGACGTCTTCTTCGTGGTGTCCGGCTTCCTCATCACGTCCCACCTGCTGCGGACCCCGCCGACGAGCCCGCGGGCCCTGGGCGCCTTCTGGGCCCGGCGCGTGCGCCGCCTGCTGCCGGCCGCAGGGGTGGTCCTGGCCGTGACCACGATCGCGTCGGTGGCGCTGCTGCCGAGCCACCTCCTGCGGCCCGCCGCTCGCGAGCTGCTGGCCTCGACGCTGCTCGTCGAGAACTGGGAGCTGGCGCACCAGGCCACGGACTACCTCGCCGCCGAGACGACGCCGACGCCCGTGCAGCACTTCTGGTCCCTGGGCGTGGAGGAGCAGTTCTACCTGGGCTGGCCGCTCCTGCTCGCCGTCGCGATCCTGGTCGGACGGCGGTTCGGCCGCACCCGGCTCGCCGCCGGGGTCGCGATCGCGCTCGTCGGCGCGGTGTCGCTGGCGCACAGCGCGAACCTCACGCACGACGACCCGGCGCGGGCCTACTTCGTCACCCCGACGCGCGTCTGGGAGCTCGCGCTCGGTGCGCTCGTGGCGGTCGTTGGGGTGCGCACGGCCGGCTGGGCGCGGGCCCGCGCGCTCCTGGCGTGGTCCGGTGCCGCGGCGATCGTCGTCGCGTGCCTCGCGTTCGACGGCGCGACCCCGTTCCCCGGCACCGCCGCGCTGCTGCCGACGCTCGGTGCCGCGCTCGTGGTGGCGACGGCCACCGACGACGTCCCGGGCGGGGTGGGCCGGGTGCTCGGGTCCCGGCCGGTCGTGGCGCTCGGCGACGTCTCCTACGGCGTGTACCTCTGGCACTGGCCGCTGCTGGTGCTCGCGCCGTTCGCCGTAGGCGCGGCGCTCGGCGGCTGGGCGCGCGTCCCGCTCGTCGTCCTCACCCTCCTGCTGGCGGCGGCGACGACGCGCTGGGTCGAGGCCCCGGTGCGCCGCTCCGCCCGCCTGCGCGCGTCGCTCCCCCGCACGTTCACGCTGGGTGCGCTCACCGCGGCCGTGTGCGTGGGACTCGCGTGCGGGGCCGGGGCCGTCGCCGCGGACCGGGCGGCCGGCGAGCGAGCGGTCTTCGAGGCGGCACGGACCGGCGAGGTCCCGTGCTTCGGTGCCCAGGCCGTGCGTGACCCCGCCTGCCCGGACCCCGTCGGGGAGGCGCTCCTCATGAGCCCGGGCGTGGCGGCGACGGACCGCAGCGAGCTGTACCAGGACGGCTGCTGGAACAACGCCCCCTTCACGGGCCGCCGGACGTGCACGTACGGCTCCGACGCGCCCGTGCGACGCGTCGTGCTCCTGGGCAACTCGCACGCCGGGCAGTGGCAGCCCGCGCTCGTCGACCAGGTGCAGCGCGAGGGGTGGTCCCTGCGCACCTACCTCACGTCCGAGTGCTACCCCGTCGACCTGCCGATCGAGGTGCCGGTCCCCGCCGAGGCCCCGGGCTGCGCCGCGTGGACGCGCTGGGCGGTGGACGACGCGCTCGCGCAGCGACCGGACCTCGTCGTCCTGGCCGCCCGCACCTTCCGGCCCCTGCTCGACGTGCCCGACGACGCGCAGCACGCCCGGCAGCAGGAGGCCTACTCCCGCCTCCTCGCACGCTTCACGGCCGCGGGTGTCCCGGTGCTGGTCCTGCGGGACACGCCGAACGCGGGCGACCCCGCGCCGGACTGCGTCGCGTGGCAGCGCGACGGCTGGCGCGAGTGCGTGCAGCCGCAGGACGTCGCCGTGGAACCGGACCCGCTGGCGGACGCCGCGGCGGCGGACTCCTCGGGACGCGTCTCCGTGCTCGACCTCAACCGGATGATCTGCTGGGACGGCACGTGCCACGACGTCGTCGGCGGGGCGATCGTCTACTTCGACCACGGCCACCTGACGCGGACGTTCGCCCGGACCCTGCAGCCCGAGGTGGAGGCCGCGGTGGCGGAGCGGATCCGCGGCTGA